A window from Argopecten irradians isolate NY chromosome 3, Ai_NY, whole genome shotgun sequence encodes these proteins:
- the LOC138318339 gene encoding LOW QUALITY PROTEIN: uncharacterized protein (The sequence of the model RefSeq protein was modified relative to this genomic sequence to represent the inferred CDS: deleted 1 base in 1 codon), whose amino-acid sequence MTTIQIKKYDGTESPQIWFPSMEAWMKVQNYTEAKMLSALPLLFEGPAALWLQTQPQSAIASLAAFKVAFFDRFGIKDNDMTFMSIKQTITESALSFIERAEKTGLGAPLPECYKVKAAVKGLNSDLRARVIGKEPSTFLELRKAVQLASEELECVTDSPEVRSVNVLAEKFAEMTRDLSETIFQQVNQLQQQKHQQQQHQQQQQQVQHQQQWRQQKPHRHQTNQPMHQQQRRCQGCGVNSVSQMWAILAVMFLCIPLVVANSSPVQRLNYGILFEPTAQLHLGQEYWTHTFKIPLPSPLYLPGIRTCQRQTCKMANQVVDSLNKLRTQCMSNVNSTVKEIHRLIPHSYFPNTLSSGRSKRGLLDFIGQISKSLFGTATSDDVEDLKRHMQVLNNNNVKLAKAMASQSHQLTSFISVVNERLDNIVEAVKSNHDQTVTLSEQFTASLDGIEHELVLLDNLMLTQINATSTLDKHLEHAKLAIHDLAKGKLSPFLLSPKIMKSTLKQVQNIMSSKYKGFSIIHNEPLYYYHYANFVYARHNSMLYLLMKIPISSFIHPLLVYKVYSAPVPVNSTSSHATQLLDTPDYFVHTSDNQHFSTLSHQQLQDCTGTDILYCKFHLALSSVATSSCISAIFYNHKESVKARCDFRFLPNVLSPTITELAPSTLLMYHIPMLALDCPNGQKIIKGCSFCVVRIPCLCTVTAGNLFVPPRLGKCKNDTNDISVIHPVNLALLQEFFPSSQHSSIFGDTAYPDFVHVKIPNLNIYNHSFSEKLATDQKYHLSLKKIVETTKRGETVFKSLAESMLEGQIPFTSGTWPDTSGVIALVGTATSGIAIILIFFLYSKLRKVSAMMLLVQKAHTVQAFTVSPHVPSFHFQGVPNPTTSYTLTENVYNTLMTPWPYVTLSLLTTVFILTSIYCIRRKFHNNHKTAVFLELTTGTACELIRIASLPLCPDNWTISPPIDINNIQVFGRVFPVLSVWSEFSIINNNSKHRIYPTNKVRLSPTQAHAIRKILRQPYAAYTLVCHHGYFHPLSL is encoded by the exons ATGACGACCATTCAAATCAAGAAATACGATGGAACAGAGTCACCACAAATATGGTTTCCAAGCATGGAAGCTTGGATGAAAGTCCAAAATTATACAGAAGCAAAGATGCTTAGTGCATTGCCACTACTATTTGAAGGGCCTGCAGCACTGTGGCTGCAAACTCAACCGCAATCAGCTATAGCCTCGTTAGCTGCTTTTAAAGTAGCT TTCTTTGACAGATTTGGTATTAAAGACAATGATATGACATTTATGTCTATCAAACAAACCATAACGGAAAGTGCTTTATCCTTCATAGAAAGGGCTGAAAAGACAGGACTTGGAGCGCCACTGCCAGAGTGCTATAAGGTAAAAGCAGCTGTGAAAGGACTCAATTCTGACTTAAGGGCCAGAGTAATAGGTAAAGAGCCCTCAACCTTTTTGGAACTAAGGAAAGCAGTTCAGCTAGCTTCGGAGGAGTTAGAGTGCGTAACAGACTCGCCGGAGGTTAGAAGTGTCAATGTGCTCGCAGAAAAATTCGCCGAAATGACCAGAGACTTGTCTGAAACAATATTTCAGCAGGTAAATCAGCTGCAACAACAAAAGCATCAACAACAGCAACAccagcagcagcaacaacaaGTACAACACCAGCAACAATGGAGACAGCAAAAGCCCCATAGACATCAAACAAACCAGCCAATGCACCAACAACAAAGACGATGCCAAGGTTGTG GTGTGAATAGTGTATCTCAAATGTGGGCCATTCTAGCTGTGATGTTCCTCTGCATTCCCTTAGTTGTCGCGAATTCATCACCAGTTCAAAGGTTAAACTATGGAATTTTGTTTGAACCTACTGCTCAGTTACATCTTGGTCAAGAATATTGGACTCACACGTTCAAGATACCCCTTCCTTCACCATTGTATCTACCAGGAATTCGTACATGTCAAAGACAGACGTGTAAAATGGCAAATCAAGTGGTCGATTCGCTTAACAAGTTGCGTACTCAGTGTATGTCTAATGTCAACTCTACTGTGAAGGAAATTCATCGTCTTATTCCACATTCTTACTTCCCAAATACCCTTAGTTCTGGTAGATCCAAACGTGGTTTACTAGACTTCATTGGACAAATTTCCAAGTCGTTGTTTGGAACTGCAACATCAGATGATGTTGAGGACCTAAAGCGTCACATGCAAGTGTTGAACAATAACAATGTCAAGTTAGCTAAAGCTATGGCTTCTCAAAGTCACCAGTTAACGTCTTTCATATCTGTAGTCAATGAACGTCTTGATAATATTGTTGAAGCTGTTAAAAGCAATCATGATCAAACTGTCACATTATCAGAACAATTTACTGCTTCATTAGATGGCATTGAGCACGAATTGGTATTATTAGATAATCTTATGCTCACTCAGATTAATGCTACATCAACATTGGATAAGCATTTAGAACATGCTAAGTTAGCTATTCATGATCTAGCAAAAggtaaattatctccctttctgcTATCTCCTAAGATTATGAAATCAACCTTGAAACAAGTTCAAAACATCATGTCTTCTAAGTACAAAGGATTTAGCATTATACATAATGAACCATTGTATTACTATCATTACGCCAATTTTGTGTATGCTAGACATAATTCTATGTTATATTTACTTATGAAAATTCCTATTTCATCATTTATACATCCATTGCTTGTATACAAAGTGTATTCCGCACCAGTACCTGTTAATTCAACATCTTCTCATGCAACACAATTGTTGGACACTCCTGATTATTTTGTTCATACAAGTGACAATCAACATTTTTCTACTTTGTCTCACCAACAATTACAAGATTGTACAGGAACAGACATTTTATACTGTAAGTTTCATTTAGCTCTCTCGTCAGTAGCAACATCTTCCTGTATATCAGCTATCTTTTATAATCATAAAGAGTCTGTAAAAGCTAGATGTGATTTTAGATTTTTACCTAATGTATTGTCACCAACCATTACAGAGTTAGCACCTTCTACTCTACTCATGTATCATATACCAATGTTAGCATTAGACTGTCCAAATGGTCAGAAGATAATCAAAGGTTGCTCATTTTGTGTAGTCAGAATACCCTGTTTATGTACTGTAACAGCAGGAAATCTTTTTGTACCTCCTCGTCTAGGTAAATGTAAGAATGATACAAATGACATTTCAGTCATTCATCCAGTCAACCTTGCTCTTCTTCAAGAATTTTTCCCTAGCTCACAACACAGTTCTATTTTTGGTGATACCGCCTACCCAGATTTTGTTCATGTTAAAATACCAAATTTGAACATCTATAATCACTCATTTTCTGAAAAGTTAGCTACAgatcagaaatatcatttaagTTTAAAGAAGATTGTTGAGACAACTAAGAGAGGTGAAACTGTATTCAAATCCTTAGCTGAATCTATGTTAGAAGGACAAATTCCATTTACTTCAGGAACATGGCCAGACACTAGTGGTGTAATCGCACTAGTAGGAACAGCAACTTCAGGCATAGCAATTAtcttaattttctttttgtacTCAAAATTAAGGAAAGTATCTGCTATGATGTTACTCGTTCAGAAAGCTCACACAGTTCAGGCATTTACTGTATCACCTCATGTACCCAGCTTTCATTTTCAAGGTGTTCCTAACCCAACCACATCTTACACCCTTACTGAAAATGTGTATAATACCCTAATGACACCATGGCCTTATGTAACACTTTCACTTTTGACCACAGTATTTATACTAACTTCAATTTACTGCATACGTCGAAAGTTTCACAACAATCATAAAACTGCTGTCTTTCTTGAACTAACCACTGGCACTGCATGTGAACTGATTCGCATTGCCTCTTTACCCTTATGTCCTGACAACTGGACTATTTCTCCTCCAATTGATATTAATAATATTCAAGTGTTTGGTAGGGTCTTTCCTGTGTTAAGTGTATGGTCAGAGTTCTctattattaacaataatagCAAGCACAGGATTTACCCAACTAACAAGGTCCGTTTGTCACCTACACAGGCACACGCAATTAGGAAAATATTGAGGCAGCCTTATGCGGCATATACTTTAGTATGTCATCATGGATATTTCCATCCTCTttcactttga
- the LOC138318340 gene encoding uncharacterized protein codes for MEYFGKLFKAITGQTENSKVKVDNVPSQPELANHDCSVLDLAFAMDCTSSMGSYIDTARNSIRAIVEEIVASEKSDVHLAMVEYRDHPPMDKSYVTRRHDFTSSLKKMKSILDKCKAEGGGDCPEAVADALHDLLKLSWRKNSTKICVLVSDAPPHGLDQNGDHFPNGCPVGLDPMTIVRQLAEKGITLYCVGCEPAINPYKDFFTAIAYLTGGQYVPLRGAKALTQIIIGGAQEEISLERWMAEVDEEVQREIAAGNQINDDEMTQRVHDKMKSKGIKGKRLQMNDSDLGAASETSRQIAGYTNMADVRSKFVDNSVDRSCRSEIRVNRLMGARYDFDEEDEMATPSTEPDRYNTVESEISYEQASRMLQKCKSRNKYLS; via the coding sequence ATGGAATATTTCGGTAAATTGTTTAAGGCCATAACTGGACAGACAGAGAACTCAAAAGTGAAAGTAGATAATGTCCCTTCACAGCCGGAATTAGCAAACCATGACTGTTCAGTGCTGGACTTAGCCTTTGCCATGGACTGTACATCTAGTATGGGAAGTTACATAGACACAGCTAGAAATAGTATCCGTGCCATTGTGGAAGAAATTGTGGCAAGCGAAAAGAGTGATGTTCATTTGGCCATGGTGGAGTATCGCGATCATCCCCCGATGGACAAATCCTATGTAACACGTCGACACGATTTCACGTCTTCTCTTAAAAAGATGAAATCTATTTTGGACAAATGTAAGGCTGAGGGAGGGGGTGATTGCCCCGAAGCTGTAGCTGACGCTCTTCATGACTTGCTAAAACTATCCTGGAGGAAAAATTCGACCAAGATATGTGTGTTGGTGTCTGATGCTCCTCCCCATGGTCTGGACCAAAATGGTGATCACTTTCCCAATGGTTGCCCAGTAGGCCTCGACCCAATGACCATAGTTAGGCAGCTCGCAGAAAAGGGCATCACTTTATACTGTGTTGGCTGTGAGCCCGCTATCAATCCATACAAAGATTTCTTCACAGCCATTGCCTACTTAACAGGAGGACAATATGTCCCACTCAGGGGAGCTAAGGCCCTCACCCAGATCATCATAGGAGGGGCACAGGAGGAAATATCACTAGAACGTTGGATGGCTGAAGTTGACGAAGAAGTACAAAGAGAAATAGCGGCAGGTAACCAAATCAACGACGATGAAATGACGCAAAGAGTTcatgataaaatgaaatcaaaaggCATAAAGGGTAAAAGGCTGCAAATGAATGATTCGGATCTAGGAGCAGCCTCCGAAACCTCTCGACAAATTGCCGGTTACACTAATATGGCAGACGTCAGATCTAAGTTTGTAGACAATTCAGTGGACCGGTCGTGTAGAAGTGAAATCCGTGTGAACCGTTTAATGGGTGCCAGATATGATTTTGACGAAGAGGATGAAATGGCCACACCTAGCACAGAGCCGGACAGATATAATACAGTAGAGAGCGAAATATCGTATGAACAGGCCTCTAGAATGTTACAGAAGTGTAAATCCAGAAACAAATACTTATCTTAA